The following are from one region of the Cystobacter ferrugineus genome:
- a CDS encoding GspE/PulE family protein produces MPLPAPVTPSAPPPSSRSRTDFSLTFVLDALVSQRVLTAEQAQNILAREQAARARVLKNQGVTGKDTTRYDVSPVEIVAAFQVPLADGRGVLDEDRVMEMTARAAGIPYKKVDPLKLDMALATRTVSRPFAQKNVLLPLERGQDGRLVVAVANPFDQELFESIHVLTGMPIDPVLASKSDILRAIADIYGFKRTLAKAADDFSANPGNSPQVSNFEQLVTLSGRQELDAADQPVVQAVDYLLRYAFDNRASDIHIEPKRTTSLVRLRIDGVLHPVYTLPAGVHPPIVSRVKMLSRMDISEKRKPQDGRIKTEKDGREVELRVSCLPTAFGEKVVIRVFDPETLVQDIAQLGFDQQEKTVFQSWIEQPHGIILVTGPTGSGKTTTLYSALKAVAGPDVNVTTIEDPIEMVWDGFNQVQVQPKVGLDFANALRSILRQDPDVIMVGEIRDQETAENAVQAALTGHLVLSTLHTNDALGSVSRLKDLGVPPFLLAQSLIGMMAQRLLRRVCPHCAQQTSLSQDELAMLGTPIPLLPNGVRIVKGVGCVRCRGTGYWGRTGAFEIVNMNNELREFISRGANPTQILDAARRAGTRTLREAAVRKLAMGLTSFDEVVRMTSLS; encoded by the coding sequence ATGCCTTTGCCCGCGCCCGTGACCCCCTCCGCTCCCCCTCCTTCTTCCCGGAGCAGAACCGACTTCTCGCTCACCTTCGTGCTCGACGCGCTCGTCTCCCAGCGGGTGCTCACCGCGGAGCAGGCGCAGAACATCCTCGCGCGCGAGCAGGCCGCCCGGGCCCGGGTCCTCAAGAACCAGGGCGTCACGGGCAAGGACACGACGCGCTACGACGTGTCTCCCGTGGAGATCGTGGCCGCCTTCCAGGTGCCACTGGCGGATGGCCGCGGCGTGCTCGACGAGGATCGTGTCATGGAGATGACCGCGCGCGCCGCCGGCATCCCCTACAAGAAGGTGGATCCACTCAAGCTGGACATGGCGCTGGCCACTCGCACCGTCTCCCGGCCCTTCGCGCAGAAGAACGTGCTGCTGCCGCTGGAGCGCGGCCAGGACGGCCGGCTGGTGGTGGCGGTGGCCAACCCCTTCGATCAGGAGCTCTTCGAGAGCATCCACGTGCTCACCGGCATGCCCATCGATCCGGTGCTCGCCTCGAAGAGCGACATCCTCCGGGCCATCGCGGACATCTACGGCTTCAAGCGCACGCTGGCCAAGGCCGCGGATGACTTCAGCGCCAATCCGGGCAACTCGCCGCAGGTGAGCAACTTCGAGCAGCTCGTCACGCTCAGTGGCCGCCAGGAGCTGGACGCCGCGGACCAGCCCGTGGTGCAGGCGGTGGACTACCTCTTGCGCTACGCCTTCGACAACCGCGCCTCGGACATCCACATCGAGCCCAAGCGCACCACCTCGCTCGTGCGCCTGCGCATCGACGGTGTGCTGCACCCCGTCTACACCCTGCCCGCGGGCGTGCACCCGCCCATCGTGTCGCGCGTGAAGATGCTCTCGCGCATGGACATCTCCGAGAAGCGCAAGCCCCAGGACGGCCGCATCAAGACGGAGAAGGACGGGCGCGAGGTGGAGTTGCGCGTGTCCTGCCTGCCCACCGCCTTCGGCGAGAAGGTCGTCATCCGCGTGTTCGACCCGGAGACGCTGGTGCAGGACATCGCCCAGCTCGGCTTCGATCAACAGGAGAAGACCGTCTTCCAGTCGTGGATCGAACAGCCCCACGGCATCATCCTCGTCACCGGCCCCACCGGCAGCGGCAAGACGACCACGCTCTACTCGGCGCTCAAGGCCGTGGCGGGGCCGGACGTGAACGTCACCACCATCGAGGATCCCATCGAAATGGTGTGGGACGGCTTCAACCAGGTGCAGGTCCAGCCCAAGGTGGGGCTCGACTTCGCCAACGCCCTGCGCAGCATCCTGCGCCAGGACCCGGACGTCATCATGGTGGGTGAGATCCGCGACCAGGAGACGGCGGAGAACGCCGTCCAGGCCGCGCTCACGGGCCACCTGGTGCTCTCCACGCTGCACACCAATGACGCCCTCGGCTCGGTGTCGCGGCTCAAGGATCTGGGCGTGCCGCCCTTCCTGCTCGCGCAGAGTCTCATCGGCATGATGGCCCAGCGCCTGCTGCGGCGCGTGTGCCCGCACTGCGCCCAGCAGACGTCGCTCTCCCAGGACGAGCTGGCCATGCTGGGCACCCCCATCCCCCTGCTGCCCAACGGGGTGCGCATCGTCAAGGGCGTGGGGTGCGTGCGCTGCCGGGGCACCGGCTACTGGGGCCGCACGGGCGCCTTCGAGATCGTCAACATGAACAACGAGCTGCGCGAGTTCATCTCGCGCGGCGCCAACCCCACGCAGATCCTGGACGCCGCGCGCCGGGCGGGCACACGCACCCTGCGAGAGGCCGCCGTGCGAAAGCTCGCCATGGGTCTTACTTCCTTCGACGAGGTGGTGCGCATGACGTCCCTGAGTTGA
- a CDS encoding TldD/PmbA family protein, whose amino-acid sequence MTRQDLVGGGTDEALLGGAEAERTGTRGPGEGIGYFARFGVTETLIRETLAAALSRGGDYSDLFFQHRVSTSMSLEDGAVNRAFTTVELGVGVRVIKGDQTGYAYTEELSLEAMRSAARTAAAIADGPSRASPQHFHVFKDLPRRYVLQAGWDAVRPEQKLPILEGLNTAAFQADTRVAKVSLSFSDEHGAVLVADSTGRIVEDLQPMTSLYLSCVAEQNGKREQNAYGVAGRAGLDFYSRDRLDRIVREAVARTTILFDSVQPPAGEMPVVLAAGSSGILLHEAIGHGMEADFNRKGTSIYADKLNKPIAHPFVNIVDDGTNEYARGAINVDDEGNVPGKTMLVENGVLTTFLHDSISARHYKVKPTGNGRRESYRHAPLPRMRSTYMLPGPHTPDEIIASVKKGIYCSNFTNGQVNIGAGDFTFYVKNGYLIEDGKLTRPIKDVNIIGNGPKVLEKVDMVANDLVIDEGGWTCGKDGQGVPVSQGIPTVRVASITVGGRNA is encoded by the coding sequence ATGACGCGACAGGACCTGGTGGGTGGCGGCACGGACGAGGCACTGCTTGGCGGTGCGGAGGCGGAGCGGACGGGCACTCGAGGGCCCGGCGAAGGAATCGGGTACTTCGCCCGCTTCGGCGTCACCGAGACGCTCATCCGCGAGACGCTCGCCGCGGCGCTCTCTCGCGGCGGGGACTACAGCGACTTGTTCTTCCAGCACCGTGTCTCCACCTCCATGTCGCTGGAGGACGGCGCGGTGAACCGGGCGTTCACCACCGTGGAGCTCGGGGTCGGGGTGCGCGTCATCAAGGGAGACCAGACGGGCTACGCCTACACCGAGGAGCTGTCGCTGGAGGCGATGCGCAGCGCCGCGCGCACGGCGGCGGCGATCGCGGATGGGCCCTCGCGCGCCAGCCCCCAGCACTTCCACGTCTTCAAGGATCTTCCCCGGCGCTACGTGCTCCAGGCCGGCTGGGACGCGGTGCGCCCCGAGCAGAAGCTGCCCATCCTCGAGGGGCTCAACACGGCGGCCTTCCAGGCCGACACGCGCGTGGCCAAGGTGAGCCTGTCCTTCTCGGATGAGCATGGCGCGGTGCTCGTGGCCGACAGCACCGGGCGCATCGTCGAGGACCTGCAGCCGATGACGAGCCTCTACCTGTCGTGTGTGGCCGAGCAGAACGGCAAGCGCGAGCAGAACGCGTACGGCGTCGCCGGCCGCGCGGGGCTGGACTTCTACTCGCGCGACCGGCTGGACCGGATCGTCCGCGAGGCGGTGGCGCGCACCACCATCCTGTTCGACTCCGTGCAGCCGCCGGCCGGGGAGATGCCGGTGGTGCTCGCCGCGGGCTCCTCGGGAATCCTCCTGCACGAGGCCATCGGCCACGGCATGGAGGCCGACTTCAACCGCAAGGGCACGTCCATCTACGCGGACAAGCTCAACAAGCCCATCGCCCACCCCTTCGTGAACATCGTCGACGACGGCACGAACGAGTACGCGCGCGGCGCCATCAACGTGGACGACGAGGGCAACGTGCCGGGCAAGACGATGCTCGTGGAGAATGGCGTGCTCACCACCTTCCTCCACGACTCCATCTCCGCGCGCCACTACAAGGTGAAGCCCACGGGCAATGGCCGGCGCGAGAGCTACCGCCACGCGCCCCTGCCGCGCATGCGCTCCACGTACATGCTGCCGGGGCCCCACACGCCCGACGAGATCATCGCCTCGGTGAAGAAGGGCATCTACTGCTCCAACTTCACCAACGGCCAGGTGAACATCGGCGCCGGCGACTTCACCTTCTACGTGAAGAACGGCTACCTCATCGAGGACGGCAAGCTCACGCGCCCCATCAAGGACGTGAACATCATTGGCAACGGGCCCAAGGTCCTGGAGAAGGTGGACATGGTCGCCAATGATCTCGTCATCGACGAGGGCGGCTGGACGTGCGGCAAGGATGGACAGGGCGTGCCCGTGTCCCAGGGCATCCCCACCGTCCGGGTCGCGTCCATCACCGTGGGCGGGCGCAACGCGTGA
- a CDS encoding TldD/PmbA family protein → MSTTNSTSLEETARRAVDLARRHGANEASATAGRMRELEVQWRDGRVEKVSEATTRGLSLQLFVEGRYSAVSTSDLRPEALERFISDSIAMTRVLTPDEHRRLPEPEFYAGRASLDLMIEDPRQAQLSAEERQRFARELEEGARSADTKGAILSVTTGFGDLSREVFRVTSNGFEGGSRSTQFAASAEVSVQDPDGRRPEEGDSGFSRFFEDLPSATALGRRAGERALGRIGSVKGASAVLPMAVDNKAAGRLVSMLLSSMVGSAIQQKRSFLDGKLGQQVGSTLLSISDDPHLKRGLGSRLFDGEGITSRPMALFEEGVLRTYFIDSYYARKLQTRPTTGGPSNLSWKLGTKDRAGLLADLGEGILVTGFLGGNSSALTGDFSLGIQGFRVRGGQLAEPISEMNISGNQLDLWKRLVAVGNEPYRYSTSRTPTLVFEGVQFAGT, encoded by the coding sequence ATGAGCACGACGAACAGCACGAGTCTGGAAGAGACGGCGCGGCGAGCGGTGGACCTGGCACGCCGGCACGGGGCCAACGAGGCCTCGGCCACCGCGGGCCGCATGCGCGAGCTGGAAGTGCAGTGGCGCGATGGCCGCGTGGAGAAGGTCTCCGAGGCGACCACCCGCGGCCTGTCGCTCCAGCTCTTCGTCGAGGGGCGCTACTCCGCCGTCTCCACGAGTGACCTGCGTCCCGAGGCGCTCGAGCGCTTCATCTCCGACTCCATCGCGATGACGCGGGTCCTCACGCCGGACGAGCACCGCCGTCTTCCCGAGCCCGAGTTCTACGCGGGGCGCGCCAGCCTGGATCTGATGATCGAGGATCCGCGCCAGGCGCAGCTCTCCGCCGAGGAGCGTCAGCGCTTCGCCCGGGAGCTGGAGGAAGGTGCCCGCTCGGCGGATACCAAGGGGGCCATCCTCTCGGTGACCACGGGCTTCGGCGATCTGTCTCGCGAGGTGTTCCGCGTCACCTCCAATGGCTTCGAGGGCGGCTCGCGCTCCACGCAGTTCGCCGCCTCCGCGGAGGTGAGCGTGCAGGATCCGGATGGGCGCCGCCCGGAAGAGGGGGACTCCGGCTTCTCGCGCTTCTTCGAGGACCTGCCCTCGGCGACCGCCCTGGGACGCCGTGCCGGAGAGCGGGCCCTGGGCCGCATCGGCTCGGTGAAGGGCGCGTCGGCGGTGTTGCCCATGGCCGTCGACAACAAGGCCGCGGGCCGGCTCGTGTCGATGCTCCTCTCGTCGATGGTGGGCTCGGCCATCCAGCAGAAGCGCTCGTTCCTCGATGGGAAGCTGGGCCAGCAGGTAGGCAGCACGCTGCTGTCCATCTCCGATGACCCGCACCTGAAGCGGGGACTCGGCTCGCGCCTGTTCGACGGCGAGGGCATCACCTCCCGCCCGATGGCGCTGTTCGAGGAGGGCGTGCTACGCACGTACTTCATCGACAGCTACTACGCCCGCAAGCTCCAGACGCGTCCGACGACGGGAGGCCCCTCCAACCTCTCCTGGAAGCTGGGGACGAAGGATCGGGCGGGGCTGTTGGCGGACCTGGGCGAGGGCATCCTCGTGACGGGCTTCCTCGGGGGCAATTCGAGCGCCCTCACCGGCGACTTCTCGCTCGGCATCCAGGGCTTCCGCGTGCGCGGGGGACAGCTCGCCGAGCCCATCAGCGAGATGAACATCTCCGGCAACCAGTTGGACCTGTGGAAGCGGCTGGTGGCCGTGGGCAATGAGCCCTACCGCTACAGCACCTCGCGCACCCCCACGCTCGTCTTCGAGGGCGTGCAGTTCGCGGGCACGTAG
- a CDS encoding VOC family protein, which yields METEHVLSSFVKLLVSDVERSAAFYEALGFKRLRSDPPFLQLRWENQAEVFLVKAPAVLGVEGRRGAGVLIGIRVGALGVEEVAARAQALGVSVDGPTRQPWHTREIVLADPDGYRLNFIEPA from the coding sequence ATGGAGACTGAACACGTCCTGTCGTCCTTCGTGAAGCTGCTCGTCTCGGATGTCGAGCGCTCCGCGGCCTTCTACGAGGCCCTCGGCTTCAAGCGGCTGCGCTCGGATCCCCCCTTCCTCCAGTTGCGGTGGGAGAACCAGGCCGAGGTGTTCCTGGTCAAGGCGCCCGCGGTGCTGGGGGTGGAGGGCCGCCGGGGCGCGGGCGTGCTGATCGGCATCCGGGTGGGCGCCCTGGGCGTGGAGGAAGTGGCCGCGCGCGCCCAGGCGCTCGGGGTGAGCGTGGATGGCCCCACCCGGCAGCCGTGGCACACGCGGGAAATCGTCCTCGCGGATCCCGACGGCTACCGGTTGAACTTCATCGAGCCCGCATGA